The Streptomyces sp. NBC_01276 genome contains the following window.
GGTGACGGAGCGGTCGGTGCGGGTGAGCAGGCGCCAGTCCGAGAAGCGGGACAGGTCGGCCACGATCCGCACGTCGCGCCCGCCGAGCGCGGCCGTGACCGCGGGCAGGTCGCCCACGACCCCGAACCGGGCCTGGCCGCCGAGGACGGCGTTCAGTGCGTCGCGGCCGGTGGGCAGGGTGGTCAGGGTGGCGTCGAGGCCCTCGGCGGCCCAGAGCGAGCGCTCCTGGGCGAGGTAGACGGGCGCGGCGGCCAGCTGGTCGCTTCCGGCCAGGGTCACGGCGCGCCGTCCGCCGCCGCCCCCGGCCCCGCCGTCGGCGTCGGCGCAGGCGGTGGCGAGGAGCGGGAACAGCGCGGCCAGCAGTACGACGGCCAGCGCGCGGGGTCTGGGCATGGTGGGTTCCTTCCGGGGATGGGGGATGGGGGATCGGGGGTTCAGGGGGTGGTGAGGTGGGCCGCGACGCTCTCGCGCAGGGCCGGGTCCGGGGGGCCCGCAGGGACCGGGTGGTCCGCGAGGACCCGGCCCGGGGAACCTCCGAGGACCACCACCCGCCCGGCCAGGGCGAGCGCCTCGTCGATGTCGTGCGTCACGAACAGCACGGTGGTGCCGCTGCGCTCCCACAGCTCGCGCAGCAGCGCCTGCATCCGCGTCCGCGTCAGCGCGTCCAGGGCCCCGAACGGCTCGTCCATCAGCAGCACCTCCGGCCGCGCGGCCAGCGCCCGCGCCAGCGCCACCCGCTGCTGCATCCCGCCGGACAGCTGCGCCGGGTACTTCTCGGCACCGTCCGCCAGCCCGACCTCCGCGAGCGCGGCCAGGGCCAGTTCGCGCCGGCGCGCACGCGGCAGTCCGAGCCGTTTGAGGGCGAACTCGACGTTGCCGCGGGCCGTGCGCCAGGGGAAGAGCGCGTAGTGCTGGAAGACCACGCCCCGGTCCGGGCCCGGCCCCGTCACCTCCGTACCGCCGGCCGTCACCCGTCCCGTCGCGGGCCGCACGAAACCGGCGACCGTGTTCAGCACCGTGGACTTCCCGCAGCCGCTCGGCCCGAGCAGCGCCGTGAACGACCCCGCAGGGAACACCAGGTCCGTCGGCCGCAGCACCGGCGCGGCCCCGTACCCGACCGACAGCCCCTCCAGCCGTACCTCCAGGCTCATGACGCGCTCCAGTGCACCCAGCGACGCCCGACGGCGGCCAGCAGCAGGTCGGCGGCCACGCCCAGCAGCCCGAGGACCAGCAGCCCCGCGAACATCCGGTCCACCCGCAGGAACTGGCCGTCCACCTGCAGCCGGTACGCCAAACCGCTGTCCGCGCCGCCCAGTTCGGCGGCGACCAGTGCCAGCAGGGCCACCGAGGCCCCGTAGCGCAGGGCGGCCAGCAGCGCGGGCGCCGCGGCGGGCAGCAGGACCTCGGTGAACCGCCGGTGCA
Protein-coding sequences here:
- a CDS encoding ABC transporter ATP-binding protein, with product MSLEVRLEGLSVGYGAAPVLRPTDLVFPAGSFTALLGPSGCGKSTVLNTVAGFVRPATGRVTAGGTEVTGPGPDRGVVFQHYALFPWRTARGNVEFALKRLGLPRARRRELALAALAEVGLADGAEKYPAQLSGGMQQRVALARALAARPEVLLMDEPFGALDALTRTRMQALLRELWERSGTTVLFVTHDIDEALALAGRVVVLGGSPGRVLADHPVPAGPPDPALRESVAAHLTTP